Part of the Pseudomonas sp. M30-35 genome is shown below.
TTGACGCCGCCAGTCACGCGCAGCATTTCGATCTCGCCTTCACGACCGATACGACCCAATGCCTCGCGCAACGACTGATTAATCTCATTGTGCTGGCTTGCTGCCTCAGCCATTTGCTTAAAGGTTGGCCACAGCGACAACGCTGAAGAATGCATCAGGCCCAAGTGCAGATCGTCATGTGCGCCATTGCCTCGACGATCAACCAGCCCCGGCTTGGGCGACAGATCCGCTTCATCGATCAACACGTCGACGGCGAGGTCAGCCAAGTATTCGGCAACACTCAGGTGCGGCTGTTTAACGTATAAGGCAGTCATCACCAGCTCCTGAATTTAGCGGGTGGGTTGTACAGACCGCCTGACCACTCAACCAACTCGGCGATGCTCTTGGCTGCGAGCAACTCACGACTGGCGTCTGCGCGGCGAATGCCCAAGTCTTCGGGCAGAGCAATCAAGCCCTCTTGGCGCATGCGCAAGGTATCTTTAGGGTCATGACGCAACCCAATGCTGGTGACCCCAGCCACTGCGGCGATCATCGCCTGGCGCTCTTCAAGTGAGCGGGCCTTGTATAAGTAGGCGATGCCTTCCTCGGTCAGCAGGTGCGTTACGTCATCGCCATAAATCATGATCGGCGCTAACGGCATGCCACTTTTACGCGCCACTTCAACCGCATCCAAGGTCTCGACAAAGGTCGGTTTACCACCTTCCTGGAAGGTTTCAACCATCTGCACCACCAGCTTTTTACCGCGCTCAAGCATGGTCACCGGGGCGCCGGTGTCGGAGCACATATCTAGCCACGCGGGGGTTGCATGGCGTCGCCCGCGTGGGTCGTGCCCCATATTTGGCGCACCACCAAAACCGGCAAGACGACCTCGGGTAACGGTTGATGAATGGCCGTCGCCATCGACTTGCAAGGTGGCGCCAATAAACAGGTCGACCGCGTACTGCCCGGCCAGCTGGCACATCATCCGGTTTGAACGCATCGAGCCGTCCCGCCCGGTGAAGAACACATCGGGGCGCATGGCGATGTAGTTTTCCATACCCAATTCGGTGCCAAAGCAATGCACGCTTTCGACCCAGCCGGTCTCGATCGCCGGGATTAACGTTGGGTGTGGGTTGAGCGTCCAATTGCGGCAAATCTTGCCTTTGAGGCCGAGCTTTTCACCGTAGGTTGGCAAAATGAGTTCAATGGCAGCGGTGTTAAAGCCAATACCGTGATTGAGCGACTGCACATTGTGTTTTTCGTAGATGCCGCGAATCGCCATCATCGCCATCAACACGTGCACCGGCTTGATGTGGCGTGGGTCACGGGTGAACAGCGGCTCGATATAGAACGGTTTGTCAGCCACCACCACAAAGTCGACCCACGACCCCGGAATATCAACACGCGGCAATTCGCTGACATCATCGACCAGTTCATTGACCTGCACGATAACGATGCCATCGCTGAAGGCAGTCGGTTCAACCAACGCTGGGGTGTCTTCAGTGCTCGGTCCGGTGTAGATGTTACCGGCACGATCTGCCTTGAAACCGGCCACCAAGGCAACGTTAGGAATCAGATCAACCAACAGTCGCGAATAGAGTTCGATATAAGTGTGGATTGCGCCAACTTCGAGCAAACCATCTTCGAGTAATTGACTGATACGCAGACTTTGCGGGCCCGCAAAGGAGAAATCCAGTTTGCGCGCAATACCGCGCTCGAATAGATCAAGGTGCTCCGCGCGGCTCACACTCGGCATGATCATGTGCAGGTCATGCAGGCGCTCAGGGCTGGCTTGGGCCAACGAGCGGGAGAGAAAATCCGCCTGCTTCTGGTTATTACCTTCAAGCACCACGCGATCACCCGGAGCAATCAAGGCTTCAAGCGCGGCAACGATTTTATCGCTGGGTAAAACCACACCGTCAGCCAAGGCACGAACCTGTTCGAGGCGACGTTGCTTCTCGGTACGGCGACGTGACCAATTCGGCGGCGGGGATATTATTGTTGTCATGCTGACTCCAC
Proteins encoded:
- the mdcA gene encoding malonate decarboxylase subunit alpha produces the protein MTTIISPPPNWSRRRTEKQRRLEQVRALADGVVLPSDKIVAALEALIAPGDRVVLEGNNQKQADFLSRSLAQASPERLHDLHMIMPSVSRAEHLDLFERGIARKLDFSFAGPQSLRISQLLEDGLLEVGAIHTYIELYSRLLVDLIPNVALVAGFKADRAGNIYTGPSTEDTPALVEPTAFSDGIVIVQVNELVDDVSELPRVDIPGSWVDFVVVADKPFYIEPLFTRDPRHIKPVHVLMAMMAIRGIYEKHNVQSLNHGIGFNTAAIELILPTYGEKLGLKGKICRNWTLNPHPTLIPAIETGWVESVHCFGTELGMENYIAMRPDVFFTGRDGSMRSNRMMCQLAGQYAVDLFIGATLQVDGDGHSSTVTRGRLAGFGGAPNMGHDPRGRRHATPAWLDMCSDTGAPVTMLERGKKLVVQMVETFQEGGKPTFVETLDAVEVARKSGMPLAPIMIYGDDVTHLLTEEGIAYLYKARSLEERQAMIAAVAGVTSIGLRHDPKDTLRMRQEGLIALPEDLGIRRADASRELLAAKSIAELVEWSGGLYNPPAKFRSW